The genomic window TAAAATGCACATTTTACGTACGTGATAAAAGATGTAAACAAATCGTATTCGCATTGCTCATAATAAAGCTGCATGCTCGGTGATATACCAGTACTAGTTCCCAGCACTAAGCTTTCCATTTTCGTAAGCAACGGTCCTATGGAATTGTAAGCCTGTAACATCGAGCAGAACAATTCTGTGCGTACGCTTTCCATATCCAGAAAGTAAACCTGGAACAATAATTCAGATTAGAACAATCAATCGTGCGGAGACATggacaaattttgaattaaaaagGTGTGCAGCACTTGATACCTTACATCCTGGTAAAATCACCGATTCTTCAAGCGGCTGAACTCTGGACGAGCAAAAATTGTAACACTCTATATCTTTGGCAATGCGATTGTGCAGATCGATCTTCAGCTGATTTACTTGCTGAACGACAGAGACCAGACTCTTCAACAATTGCTTGCAGCCTTTTGCATATTCGGCTATTCCCAGGGAATGCCAATTGAATCTAGTTAAGCCCGGTTGAATTGCACGCTCGATATTCAGCAGAGTGTTTTTGAACATTTGAATCTACGATAGCGTTAGGAAttctttattgaaaaaatacgagtcGAAAGATTTTTGATCCACTCACATCAGTTGCGCTTAACTTGTCCATGATAGAATTAAACTCATTGATCATTTGCTCCGTTATTTCCATGTCGTGTTTCAATCGATCTCTCTGAACCCCAGCGTTTCTTATCGCAGCTGGCAATTCAAAACCTAAATTTTCCAGAAGTATTGcctgaaaatttgacaacCAAGATTCATCGTATGAAGGTGGAAAAATTATCACAATGGATGTTCCTTTTTCATTGTTTCCAAATACCTCGCGAATGATGTCGAACAGTTttagattaaaatttatatcaaattTCCACTGAAGATCCGCTAAAATCGAATTGTGCATTATCTCCTTCCAAGTTAAATATGCCCCACCAGCTGCAgcttgtttttcacttatcATTGACAATGATTCTATTGTTATAGCTTGTCCATGAACAAGCTTCCCACCCTTTGAACCGGCCACATTAGATTTCAGACCAGATGGGGGATCTCCATCTACATCAAAATTGTTTCTGATTGAGTAAGAAGATACTGGTGATCTATtgataaatcaaaaatttggaTCGGCTAaagcaaataataaaaaattataaatactgTAATGCAAATTGCTCGCAATATGTTTGATCGTATTACTGATCGAGAAAGTGAAGGAGGATCAATGGATTACCACCAATACTCGGCTTCGATATATGCGCATCATTTCTTTGACCAGACTCGAATGTGCCTTGTTGGCGAAGCGTGTTAGCACCCGTGTCTTGTTTTTGGGATACAAGCATCGCTCCGTGAAATTTCTTAAGACTCTGATTAgctgtatttttttatgataaGGCAACAAGTATTAGGAAAGGATTAGTACATGAGAGTGATGGCAATTAGCATCGATTTTTGTGCGACGAAGAAACGCTGTGACGCTCACCGTTCTGTCGTTCGCAAGGTACGATGGTTAGAACGCTTTTCTTCAAAGTATTTTCAACAATCGGGACAGCCGTTTCGACCCATTGACTGTACTTCGTATCTTCGAAAAGCTTCATCTGCTTAGCGATGTTTAGATACTTTTCAAAGGcgagaattttcaattcactatTCTTGAGTTCCTTGacgttttgaaatttcaatacgaCTCTTTTTAGACGGTGAAAAAGCTGCCGTTCCCAAAATATTCCGCCGCCCACAGGTGGATGATACCTGAGGAGTGGTGGGTTTCGTTTTCCTCTGTTGAATGTTTGACCCACTACAGTGATCTCTTTGGTAAACTGCTGCATCACGACGTCAAACTTTGTTAGCAGTTGTGCCTGAATCGCATCTCGCgtcttcatatttttaaacttcAGAAGAGCTTCCATCGCGTCTTCTGCTGATATGAGAACGGTGAAGCAgtcattgataaaaaatttagctTCATTTTCCAAGGAGGAAACTTCCCCGTAAAACGAAGCCATTAAAACCTCCCAATTCTCCTTGTTGAATTCAGTATACAAGTCAAAATCAGCTTGCTGTACCGGAACTACAAGTTTATCCACGCGCTTTATTACACCGTCTATTTGTTCAGGATTATTCATGATAGATTTCAACTCAGCGCCGAATATGTTATAAAAATCCTGCAAGACACCGCAGACTTCGTTCAAATCTTTGCACACGCTGGCAATGTACTCCGTCTCTTTGAACAGACGGTTTTTATCAAATTCCCAACGAGCTCCCTTTCCAGATAACTCGATAGATTGCCTCGTCTTCATGTAGGCGATTTTCCACTGTTTCAGCATGTCGTAGGCTTCGTTCGTTTTCTTCATGACCTGCTGTATTGGTTGTCTGAAACGTGCGGCATCggacaaattacaaattttaaatGTGCCCAGTTCGCAATTTATGTACggtataaaagtaaaaaaaaaaaaaaatttccacaaaCTCATTTTACTCAACAATACGATTGGATTATTACCTGAACAATTTCTTTACAGCCAAATGCTTTGTGACATTTTGACAAAGCTGCCAAGCTATTCGTTCAAATAAGGGAGACATTTTCTCTTCGGTGCAATAGTAACGCGACAATATCCACATCATCTTTAATCCCTCCATAAGAGAAGGTATCTGATCGGTGATGGATTTGAAGTTGTCCGACTCCGCGATGGTCTGACAAAGAACGTCGTGTTTAATTGGAGAGCTTCTATCGATGAAATAAAGTAACAATTGCTCACCTTGAAGTGCCTGGTTATAGTGAAGAGAAATTTTACATTATCCGAAGCTTCGTGGAAAAGTTTCAACAAGTCCGATCGGTAATAATTAAATCCGCTAGGTATCTGCGATTTTGCTTCATTGAGCAGTACAAATATCCGCTTGACGACCGGCGTCTTCAGTTGTTCTACGAGAATTGAAAGTCCGTTCTCTCGATCGTGCCAGTAATTATACTCCGCCATGGGACCGTTTCCGTGTGGAATTTTGTTTGTAAAACTGTTCATAACCTATTCGGGCAAAAGCAGCTCGATagatttcattgaatttttcaaaacgatgCCAGTGTCAAATTACCGTCTTAATATGATGCTCCCAAGATATAACTACGTCTTCTAGCTGTGTCACTGCATCTGCATTACTACAGAACATTGCGTCAGTTATCGTGGGATCTGTCAGGCCTGATATCTTCGGTATCTGCAGTAAGATATCTCCTTCGGTATGCTCAATTGTCCTAGTTGAAAGACACTCTTTGTAAGAATAATTATCATCCACGACTAAATATGCAGAGCAAGTTTGTGATTGTCATCTGACTATCTTCCCAAATGTATTTCCACTTGGAAATCTAGCGCATGTTAAACGAAATGAGTTTAGAAATGATCGTAATGAACGAACCACTGCACGCTTTGCGTGAGACGTTCCAGGGCTGCCAAAAGCTCCTTTTTGTTGGGTTCTTCCCTTGGAATCTCCTTGGGTTTCGTACTGTGAGTTGCACTGGAAATAGATGCCGTCGACTTTTCGGACCTTAAATCTCCATCGTCGAAACGAGAACTCCTCTGAGACGTATTTACGCTATCGGATTCAGACTTTACTTTTGAGATGGCGACAGATATCCTACGGAAATTCGATGGTCTCGATGTCGCCGTAGTCTacacgaagaaaaattaatacaagtttttttttctctgaattttttatgcTTCAATTTCTTACAAACATTATACCTAACTCCTTGTCGGATGAAATGAgagaacaaaattcaaaattaccgTCGGCTTCATGCTCAGTCTTCGCGTTTTTTGTGCAAGTTCACCGGCCTGGGTATTGGTAGGTTCGAGATCCTTATGAAGCTCCTCATCCATTTCCTGCGGCGATGGGACCATAGGTtcgcggaattgtttttcgactAATGGTGTGAAAACCTATTGCATAGAAGGAGAATCATATCCTTTGAATCACCTGGATGGTTTTATACGTTTGGTTTGCAACTCATTACACAGTTTCTCACTCACGTAAACTAAAAGTTTGTCTAAGCTCGCCAGGAATCTACCACCCATCGAACCCATAACCATATAGTCAGGCATTTCAGCCATACACTCAGCAAGAGTTTCGAACGCTGGCACTGCATCCTCAATGGTTCTCATAAAATACACtatatttttatcttgtaGTTTGACGTTTTGAGTATCCAGCTGGCCGAAGATTAAGTGAATTTCCGGAATCTGGAGCGTCCTCTCCACCATTTTCTGCTCGTAAGATGTTAGTCGTTGAGTTTCATCAAAGTGTATTATAAAATTCGTATAATACAGTGTTAATTCAGCTTAATTAACTGAGAAGCCGGTGATCATCATTCctttaaaatttcacaacgCTCCTaagttattttattctttcatacGGTTCACTTACTTTCGTCATAACGTACTTGTTCTCTTCACCGGGCGGCGGAACAAATAGTGAAGATTCcacttaaaaattaaaaaagaccTTGAATAAATGCTGACACCAAACTACTCGATTTTACCAGACACTATACGCGTGTTCGTCATACTTGAGACTTGCATAGATCATAAAAACAAATTGTGTAGCAATTTAAATAAAGAGACACTGACTGGgggatttgattttttctccaTCCTTAAGTTCGGCATTAGCTGCGACTTCTGATGATTGCACTGTGTCTAATAACTCTGTTTCACTATGATCGACTTCGTTAGCGCTACTTGTCGATTGTTCAAAAGCTGTGACAGTAGACTCGGCAATACTTATTCCAGCGCTACTGTTCTCCTCTATCTTTGAATCAGACTTGGACCGCAACTTTCGTTTTTTGAGTTTCTTCTCTTTAGGAGCCTTTTTGTCCGCAGATTTATCGTCGTCCACAGACTTGTCTGTTGCTTTCGCTACAATGATAAAAggttatttatttctcattacACATTCAAATTCTTACTTTCCATTGTGCAGGGATTTATCACAAGTAGGCTTACAGCGCATCTGTAAGCCAGAATCCTTTACATAAACGTACGAAAAAAAGCGTGCATCTGGCTATTAAAAACTCATGACTAACTAGGGCATTATCATGCTCGTACTGTAAATATGTTTTGGcatatttaaataatcatGCAAATTATTACATGCAGAAACACAACGGGCAGATTTTTAACGCCAGGCTTATGAAAACCGAGAACACATCATTTACCAGGCGCACTTTTCGTCAGCCGTTGAGGTTTCATTCGCGAACTGATTACCGTGATTGCAGAAATCTTAGCACGATGGCCTGTTTTTAAGATAAATATTTCGTAATATTGATTATAAGAGatgttgctttttttttcgatactcGAATCTTAGTTTCCTGATTTGGCTTAAGGTTAATCAAAATTACAGTAAATGATGCTACTTACTTTCTTCCCAGATTGTGATCTCTTCTTGTACTACCTCTTCGTGATACGTCTTGTAAAAGAAGATGACTTTCTTGTCCAGGTCCATAACACCGTATAAGTTCGTCATAAAAAACGTTAGTAATTGGTCTTCGAAGAATCTGTCGTTTCTCTGTCACACCAAGATGCAAGATTTTGTCATTGATAACTCGAATTCTGTATTCATTAATTCAATATAGAATAATTCACTTACATTTATTAGCGCATCGAATAAGGGACCTCCGTCTTTAAGACCGAGAAATTTAGAGACTTTATCTCGCAGCCAGTAAAgtctacaaataaaaaaaaactatttgtaACTACATTTATCCTCAAGATTTAGTGTGAATTGGATTCCCAACATTGTAAAACTTGACGGTGCGAATTCACCTGTAATCCATAATTTGCGAAATCGACATAGTTTCTTCTGCATGAGTAATGGAAGGTGCGAATGTCAACACCGTAGTCCTAGATTGTTCGTTCGAATCCTCGGTAGAATCCATTCTTCTTGGATATTTAAAGCACTATCAGGTTACTGCGGTAcgctttttcaaaaatacaaattacgCGGAGAATATAGTAATGTGGATTTTAAAACTCGAGAGAGAGAACAATCAATGCCACCCAAGAATTCATTTTGTCTCGAACTTCAAGTTTTGATGAATCGAATGCAGGTTAACTTTTAGATTTCGAATACTAAACGATTAAGTTCTCGTAACGACGAAACCAAAAATTAGCAACATTGAAACCACGTTACGAATAATTTGAGTTGAAAAGATCAACGAACTTACTTCACCACGCCAACGAAGTTCTCAACTACCTATCtagtaattatttcaattcgtatGTTCCACTGAGATCGCGAAACCTGTCACATCATGCGAACTCTAATCGAGGATGGGGTTCGTTGTGCGTTGCTATGGAGAATATATAACAGAGCTGAGGGGTGGCACACAGAAAATTAAGAGCAGGCGTCGATACCTGGCACTTTAATGAGAATACAATGGAATCTGATATTATGTAGTAATACTGATGCTAATATTCCATACTAAATACTTTACTCGGATAATGAAATGTAAATCAAAGACAAATTAGTGAAaacattataatattaatatgcCAGAGAATGTGCCGAACGAAATAACGGGAACATTCGTAATCGAGGATCAgcgttgaaaaaacaaatttaaatcAGTACGATTGTAAACGTTTTTCGGCATTGATAAACATACATAGCTTTCACgtacaaaaattcaatgtttctaTGTAATTATCTTTTACACAATTCAGTGGCTGACATAACTTGAAATAACTTGAAATACCTTCGTGGTGATTGACCACACAATGCTATAGAGTCATTTCACCTGCAGTGCATCAATTCCTTTACCGTTCTGTCTGGAAGTTTTCAAAgatgaataatataaaactTAAATAAGAATTTTCGTATATAAgttaatttctaattttcatgAATCGTACAAAACGTTATTACAGTATACACTcacttaatatatatatatatacaaattctCACtcaatataatatgtatagtaAGGCCATATATTACAGGTACTCATGCATATCTTGACCTATAATGCTACGTCAGCTTTAtcttattattaaaatttgagaGTTTTCAAGTTTGACTCGGTTCCCAGTAGGTACTTGCAGTATCGCGCCAGGGGTCAATGAATTGATTTTCGGTCACGAATCCGTTCAGTACAGCATCTACGTATGCCTTTCGCTCATAGTCAGAGTCGAACGAAAAACTCAACGAGGGAATAAATTCCGTCTCAACGAATGTCTTGATGGGCTTGggcgttgttgttgttgttgttgttgttgttgttgttgatgttgttgttggaGTTTTCGGTAGCTCAGAACTAGTAGGAGCCGACTGCCAACCAGAGGCTTTCTTTCCGGTTCGATATTGTTCTAGATTGACAAACGGTGAcggaaatttgtaatttatattgGCAGAAGTTGTGGGTGGGGTAAAGTAACTTTGGTGAGTGTCACTCGAAAAGTAGGGTTGTCCAAAATTCTTCGTTAATTCTTCTAAAAGCTGCTCCCTTGAGGGGATAGAAGTTACGGCCGTCTTCTGTGCCGAAGCAAAGAGTGATTCCAAGGAGCCATTTATATCTTTGGCTAAAAGATTCACGTCACGATTGCTCGTCGAGGACGGTTGGTTGAGGATGGAAAGATaatcaaatttcgaattcagTCTTGCATTCAATGCTACGCTCTGTTCGGTTCCAAAGGGGAATGGTCGTGGTAAAACTTCCGATTTAACTGGGTCTATTTCTTCAGCGCGATTGCCGACTGACTTCGAGCGTGTTATAGTTGCAGGACTTAGCAGCggattagaaaaaataatcctcTTGCCACTTTGATTATCTTCCAAAGATATTCTAGGATCAAACAGCAATCGTCCTCCAGCAGTATTTGATTGAACAGTGGGTGCTACAGTTGGTGTTATAGTTGGTGCTATAGCTGGCGCTATAGTTGGTGCTACCGTTGGCTCCAAATTTTGTTCATTCACTGAAGTTTCAATATCATCAGACCTAATGATTTCATAACCTTCCAAACCAGCGAAACCAGGCGATCCGTTATTCTGATGTTGCGCAAGAAGTTTACTTATGAAATCTCCCGAAGGATTAAAGTCCTCACCAGCGTTGATCGTAAAGGCAATCTCGTATGGCAAATCGTTACTATTGTTGATCGAATCTTCTATTTGGCTCAAGCTCACCGGCAAGCCAGCAGCTGAAATGTTTGGTCGAACAGCCTGCACACTATCCTTGTTTGATGCATCAAATTTCCCTGTGGTCGTTATACCGGTGATATCTAGGACATTCTTTGGTGTGCTAGATTCAAAACGTACATTACTTTCCGCAGAAGTTGCTTTACTGAAAACATTGGCCATGGTATTTTGCCGATATTCGTTATGAGGAACGATTTCCGAACTAAGCAAACTTGTTGAATCATCAGCTGATTGTGAATTTTGCAGCCCGATGGTCTTTTCGCCTTGTGTATCTAATGATGACTCAACAGCTTGTGAAATCAAAGTCGAAGGAATGGTATAAAACTGAGGATATAACGAGGCTCCGCCTGTGTGAAAACGTATATTCTCGTTATAACCGGCCGGAATAAACCCTTGAGCGATGGGTCCTCGAGTGTCAGACGTGTCTGCTTCTAAACTTTTTTCGCTCGGGGTGACGAAGGGGTTGTCAAATCTAGGAGGAGATAGAGTAGAGGCTATATTTGGATAACTAGTTGTTGATGATTCCTTGCTGGTACTCTCCACAACAGCAAACTGACTGTTCTTAGTTTCCGGATTCCCCACACTTGAATCGTAGGTAAGATGTTTCACCGGAGGTTGTACTGCCAATTGATCTCCTAGTTGCTGCTGTGGTATCTGGATGGAGTTAAATGACATGGGCCTCTGATATTCCTTTGGAGATAGATAGAGCTTTCCTGGTGCTGAACTGAACGATGGGTGAAAAGGGTTGGATAAATCATGCAACGGTACGGTCCATGGATCAGGAGCGTTTGAAGTCTGAATCAAAGGCGGTGCTTCGGTTGATGGAAGTATGGCTGGCCTTCGATTGAAAATATCCATCAAGTCTATAGCTGGTAACTTTGGAGGTTGTAGCACGTCAGTAATCAATGGTGGTATATATGGTGATGAAGACGCAACATGTTCTTTTTCAGTATTGCCCACTAGAACACCGTCGGATGAGTTTGAAGAGTTTGGAGTTTTAGAGAGCATAGGTGGATTCTTACATGATACACTATTAATTTCAGTAAACACACACGGAAATTGTGTCACTGGCATTTCTGTAGATTTAGAAGTTTGAGGAATCGGAGGAGATATCACAGTAGACACGTCCAAAGTCTGTGGTTGATGTATAACAACCATTGAATCCCCTCCCTGTGGGATTTGAGAAATGAACGGTGGTATATTCGGTGGTTTTCCAGGAACATTTTGATTATTGACAGTACTTGGGTTCTGTGCACTGAACGACGGCGTAGATTTTACTGTTCCAGGAATCAAGGATGGTATTCTGGTTGGTGTATTAAACACATTCGTGTCGTTGTTTGCTTCCGAAGATTGTGGAATCAGAGGTGGTATGCTATTGGATGATTGAGAAGTCTCTGTCTCTGTTCTGTCAGCAGAATCCGTTGAAACCACACCTGAGGTCTCTGTGATCAAGGGTGGTACCCTCGTGGCTGTATCAAAGATGTTCTCATCATTATTCGCATCTGAAGATTGTGGAATCAGAGGTGGTATGTTGTTGAATGGTTTAGAAGTCTCTGTTCTATCAGCAGAATCCGTTGAGACTACACCCGAGGTTTGTGTGATCAAGGGTGGTACCTTAGTGGCTGTGTCGAAGATGTTCTCATCATTATTCGCATCTGAAGATTGTGGAATCAGAGGTGGTATGTTGATGAATGGTTCAGAAGTCTCTGTTCTATCAGCAGAATCCGTTGAGATTACACCCGAGGTTTGTGTGATCAAGGGTGGTACCTTAGTGGCTGTGTCGAAGATGTTCTCATCATTATTCGCATCTGAAGATTGTGGAATCAGAGGTGGTATGTTGTTGAATGGTTCAGAAGTCTCTGTCTCTGTTCTGTGAGTAATATCCGTTGAAACCACACCCGGGGTCACTGTGATCAAGGGTGGTACCCTAGTGGCTGTGTCGAAGATGTTCTCATCATTATTCGCATCTGAAGGTTGTGGAATCAGAGGTGGTATGTTGTTGAATGGTTCAGAAGTCTCTGTTCTATCAGCATAATCCGTTGAGATTACACCCGAGGCTTGTGTGATCAAGGGTGGTACCCTAGTGGCTGTGTCGAAGATGTTCTCATCATTATTCGCATCTGAAGATTGTGGAATCAGAGGTGGTATGTTGTTGAATGGTTCAGAATTCTCTGTTCTATCAGCAGAATCCGTTGAGATTACACCCGAGGTTTGTGTGATCAAGGGTGGTACCTTAGTGGCTGTGTCGAAGATGTTCTCATCATTATTCGCATCTGAAGATTGTGGAATCAGAGGTGGTATGTTGATGAATGGTTCAGAAGTCTCTGTTGTATCAGCAGAATCCGTTGACTCTACACCTGAGGTTTGTGTGATCAAGGGTGGTACCCTAGTGGCTGTGTCGAATATGTTCTCATCATTATTCGCATCTGAAGATTGTGGAATCAGAGGTGGTATGTTGTTGAATGGTTCAGAAGTCTCTGTTCTATCAGCATAATCCGTTGAGATTACACCCGAGGCTTGTGTGATCAAGGGTGGTACCCTAGTCGCTGTGTCGAAGATGTTCTCATCATTATTCGCATCTGAAGGTTGTGGAATCAGAGGTGGTATGTTGTTGAATGGTTCAGAGGTCTCTGTTCTATCAGCATAATCCGTTGAGATTACACCCGAGGCTTGTGTGATCAAGGGTGGTACCCTAGTGGCTGTGTCGAAGATGTTCTCATCATTATTCGCATCTGAAGATTGTGGAATCAGAGGTGGTATGTTGTTGAATGGTTCAGAATTCTCTGTTCTATCAGCAGAATCCGTTGAGATTACACCCGAGGTTTGTGTGATCAAGGGTGGTACCTTAGTGGCTGTGTCGAAGATGTTCTCATCATTATTCGCATCTGAAGATTGTGGAATCAGAGGTGGTATGTTGATGAATGGTTCAGAAGTCTCTGTTCTATCAGCAGAATCCGTTGAGATTACACCCGAGGTTTGTGTGATCAAGGGTGGTACCTTAGTGGCTGTGTCGAAGATGTTCTCATCATTATTCGCATCTGAAGATTGTGGAATCAGAGGTGGTATGTTGTTGAATGGTTCAGAATTCTCTGTTCTATCAGCAGAATCCGTTGAGATTACACCCGAGGTTTGTGTGATCAAGGGTGGTACCTTAGTGGCTGTGTCGAAGATGTTCTCATCATTATTCGCATCTGAAGATTGTGGAATCAGAGGTGGTATGTTGATGAATGGTTCAGAAGTCTCTGTTCTATCAGCAGAATCCGTTGAGATTACACCCGAGGTTTGTGTGATCAAGGGTGGTACCTTAGTGGCTGTGTCGAAGATGTTCTCATCATTATTCGCATCTGAAGATTGTGGAATCAGAGGTGGTATGTTGTTGAATGGTTCAGAAGTCTCTGTTCTATCAGCAGAATCCGTTGAGACTACACCCGAGGTTTGTGTGATCAAGGAAGGTACCCTAGTGGCTGTGTCGAAGAtgttttcatcattattcGCATCTAAAGATTGTGGAATAAGAGATGGTACGTTGTTGAATGGTTTCGAAGTCTCTGTTCTGTCAGCAGAATCTGCCGAAACTACACCTGAGCTTTGAGTAATCAAGGGTGGTATCCTAGTTGATGTATCAAAGACGTTCTTATCGTTATTTGCAGCTGAAGATTGTAGAATCGGAGGTGTTAGGCTATTAGATGGTTGAGAAACCTGTGTTCGATGAACGACATGTGTGGAATCTATCCCTGCTGATTcggctgattgtgagattTGCCAAATCAGAGGAGGCATCCTGGCTGGTGCAACAGGCATATTTTCGTTATTATGAAAGCTCGTAGATTGAGGAATCACAAGTGGTATCCTAGTAGGTAATTGAGAATTCTGTGTTCTATTAGTAACATCCGATAAACCTCCCTCGGGCAATCCGGTGGGTTGTACAGTTTGTGTGATCAGAGGTGGAATTCTGGTTGATGCGTCAAATGCATTTCGATCACTATTTCCATCCAAAGACTGTGGAATCGGAGATGTTGTGCTATTAGATGGTTGAGAAATCTGTGTTCGATTCATAACATCTGTTGAATCTATCCTGACTGATTcggctgattgtgagattTGCCAGATCAAAGGAGGAATTCTAGCTGGCGCACCGGAGatattttcattgttattaGAGTTCATAGACGGAGTAATTACAAGTGGGATCCTACCAGGCGATTGAGAATTCTGTGTACTATCAGTAACATCCGATAAATCTACCCCTGGCAATCCGGCAGGCTGGGAGGTTTGTGTGATCAGCGGCGGAATTCTGGTTGATGCGTCAATCACATTTCGATCGCTGTTTGCATCCAAAGATTGTGGAATCAATGGTGGTATCGTATCAGATGGTTGAGAGGTCTGTGGTCTATCAGCAGTATCCGTTAAAACTGCTCCCGGCAATCCGGCTGATTGTGAAATTTGCGAGATCAAAAGTGGCCTACTCGGTGCTTCCAAAGTTTGAGAAATCCGAGGTGGTATCCTGGTGGATGATGCAGAAGTCTGTATTCTACTATCAACATCAGCTATAACCGTCCCTGATGATCCAATTTCGGAAATCGAAGGTATTGAGATGCGTGGTTCATTAGAGGTATTTTCATCATATATCGCCCCTGGAGATCGTATTCCTGACGGTAGCATAGGTGGCGAATTTTGAGGGATCAACAGTGGAATCATATTGGGTCGTTCAGAAGTTACATTTGCACTCATAGTATCCTTAGAATTCATTCCTAACGATCCTCCCAGTTGCGGAGGTTGAGGTATCGGAGCTAGCGACATATTGAACGTATTGAAAGTGAATAGTTGGTCACGAATATCGATAGAAGACGAATCTGATGACCCCAAAGGTCGTGGAAGTTGAACAATCAAGGGTGGTATCTTGCCAGGGGAATTAAAGATGTCACTGTCCTCTTTTTTCCCGTCATTTACCAAGCCTGTTTGCAGCGCAGCATTTGCGTAATTATCAACCAAAAACCCTTCCCTTTTCCCAGTAACTCGTGCCCGGAATTCCTCACTTAAGGAATCCTGGTCAGCGTAAAAGTGTTGATAATTTTGTCCATGACTATACGACtctgaattaaaaat from Neodiprion lecontei isolate iyNeoLeco1 chromosome 1, iyNeoLeco1.1, whole genome shotgun sequence includes these protein-coding regions:
- the LOC107222029 gene encoding mucin-16-like isoform X4; translation: MSSNLCNRKYYIHGPAADGIRAASYTILATVVLCIGQSIQENAEEIQESFHFRRAIDGSRGRKYFNPDEDGSYDSYDSTNGDYDSSQVESGFSDIRSNVPGEPGVNYPTYTSVPKTRFSCHGRMSGYYADEEAGCQVFHVCHNVVVSSFLCPVGSIFSQTLLTCDWWNNVECEGPNDDFFPHQEIPQNEEQMIQKAYEMMQLSKPNSGSSDQQVRGRQLNIAKVADRDNGKTNIREGIAVSGERNPQNYRHYHTEQPPLQENSRLRKNNDDVNDDHTPSKQNLINIRLRPKNFQINRPGEDSRLNDRAKDSSVIYIQKNVNDDSQNAYSTLRPFVIQENFRNSDDHDVNIYKEEFQPSYAPTVPTVTTTTRKLYSPTVPVTTYRPSTTSYKNDDQDLGSSDHLYIHGKNSNILTSQPTVIYEDLTPENNNFTNSVILNRKASEKSDTADKEHHENVAKSVKPTESFGSELQDTYLSNHKSNIGNTKEEVEIVPSIFNSESYSHGQNYQHFYADQDSLSEEFRARVTGKREGFLVDNYANAALQTGLVNDGKKEDSDIFNSPGKIPPLIVQLPRPLGSSDSSSIDIRDQLFTFNTFNMSLAPIPQPPQLGGSLGMNSKDTMSANVTSERPNMIPLLIPQNSPPMLPSGIRSPGAIYDENTSNEPRISIPSISEIGSSGTVIADVDSRIQTSASSTRIPPRISQTLEAPSRPLLISQISQSAGLPGAVLTDTADRPQTSQPSDTIPPLIPQSLDANSDRNVIDASTRIPPLITQTSQPAGLPGVDLSDVTDSTQNSQSPGRIPLVITPSMNSNNNENISGAPARIPPLIWQISQSAESVRIDSTDVMNRTQISQPSNSTTSPIPQSLDGNSDRNAFDASTRIPPLITQTVQPTGLPEGGLSDVTNRTQNSQLPTRIPLVIPQSTSFHNNENMPVAPARMPPLIWQISQSAESAGIDSTHVVHRTQVSQPSNSLTPPILQSSAANNDKNVFDTSTRIPPLITQSSGVVSADSADRTETSKPFNNVPSLIPQSLDANNDENIFDTATRVPSLITQTSGVVSTDSADRTETSEPFNNIPPLIPQSSDANNDENIFDTATKVPPLITQTSGVISTDSADRTETSEPFINIPPLIPQSSDANNDENIFDTATKVPPLITQTSGVISTDSADRTENSEPFNNIPPLIPQSSDANNDENIFDTATKVPPLITQTSGVISTDSADRTETSEPFINIPPLIPQSSDANNDENIFDTATKVPPLITQTSGVISTDSADRTENSEPFNNIPPLIPQSSDANNDENIFDTATRVPPLITQASGVISTDYADRTETSEPFNNIPPLIPQPSDANNDENIFDTATRVPPLITQASGVISTDYADRTETSEPFNNIPPLIPQSSDANNDENIFDTATRVPPLITQTSGVESTDSADTTETSEPFINIPPLIPQSSDANNDENIFDTATKVPPLITQTSGVISTDSADRTETSEPFINIPPLIPQSSDANNDENIFDTATKVPPLITQTSGVVSTDSADRTETSKPFNNIPPLIPQSSDANNDENIFDTATRVPPLITETSGVVSTDSADRTETETSQSSNSIPPLIPQSSEANNDTNVFNTPTRIPSLIPGTVKSTPSFSAQNPSTVNNQNVPGKPPNIPPFISQIPQGGDSMVVIHQPQTLDVSTVISPPIPQTSKSTEMPVTQFPCVFTEINSVSCKNPPMLSKTPNSSNSSDGVLVGNTEKEHVASSSPYIPPLITDVLQPPKLPAIDLMDIFNRRPAILPSTEAPPLIQTSNAPDPWTVPLHDLSNPFHPSFSSAPGKLYLSPKEYQRPMSFNSIQIPQQQLGDQLAVQPPVKHLTYDSSVGNPETKNSQFAVVESTSKESSTTSYPNIASTLSPPRFDNPFVTPSEKSLEADTSDTRGPIAQGFIPAGYNENIRFHTGGASLYPQFYTIPSTLISQAVESSLDTQGEKTIGLQNSQSADDSTSLLSSEIVPHNEYRQNTMANVFSKATSAESNVRFESSTPKNVLDITGITTTGKFDASNKDSVQAVRPNISAAGLPVSLSQIEDSINNSNDLPYEIAFTINAGEDFNPSGDFISKLLAQHQNNGSPGFAGLEGYEIIRSDDIETSVNEQNLEPTVAPTIAPAIAPTITPTVAPTVQSNTAGGRLLFDPRISLEDNQSGKRIIFSNPLLSPATITRSKSVGNRAEEIDPVKSEVLPRPFPFGTEQSVALNARLNSKFDYLSILNQPSSTSNRDVNLLAKDINGSLESLFASAQKTAVTSIPSREQLLEELTKNFGQPYFSSDTHQSYFTPPTTSANINYKFPSPFVNLEQYRTGKKASGWQSAPTSSELPKTPTTTSTTTTTTTTTTTPKPIKTFVETEFIPSLSFSFDSDYERKAYVDAVLNGFVTENQFIDPWRDTASTYWEPSQT